A region of the Argopecten irradians isolate NY chromosome 16, Ai_NY, whole genome shotgun sequence genome:
gaaaattgattCATTATGCATCCTTGTATTAATATTAACATATTCAATTTCTTTCATAGTCTAAGAAACCTCCTCCGAAAGCCTATGGTAAACCCAGCCAACAAAAACAGTTACAGAAAGAGCGTGAGCGGCCGAAGAGCGCAGCTGATACCAAAACCATCAAACAACTACTAGAAGAACTTTATATGGACAAGACATACCTAGAGAAATTACTAAATGATGAAAGTAGGTCACTTACAACTAGTTGTATTGGTCAataaattttcagcaaaataaGAAATTGCATTTCAATTACGGATTTCGCTCAAGTCTACTAAATGTCTAAGTTCTCTCTTTGACAtagtaaatgataaaaatatgcaGATATTTTAAGCATTAAGTTGCATGTGATCAAGTGTTTACtgaataataacaaaaaatgctTGTGAAAAGGTGTTTGAGGAACATGACCTTATATTGGCGTTAAAGAAATTTGTTAACCAATTTGAAGTATTTACAACCCAAAAAGTGAACTCAAACtataaaaaagtacaaaaacaatttacaaaaaatccAACAGCTTCTTAAATCTGAATAAAGTATAGATCTTCCCCTTATAAACAGAGTGGTAAAGTGTAGTGAAGATCTGTATTAATCAAATTTCAGCTTCTCATCCAGacataataattttttatgatttgtttCCTCACAGATTTGACAGGAGGCCGAAGCTACATGGAGCGTGAGATTAAGGGACATATATGTGATGGTCTTGACTACCTCCATAATCGTGCTGATTTCTGGCGCCAACAGAAACCGATGTACGCCCGTAAACGTGACAAGGAGAGGATGCGACGAAGCGGAAAGGCACGACCCAGGGATCCAGTGGCCTATATTATGCAGAACCTTGAGGAAATAGATGAAGGTATAATTTTAATTCAtgtcatatacaaatgtatgagtAAAAtcttatcataattatattaaaaaatattgtgtacTTTTAAgggatatgtttttttttctgtagttTTTCTATGGGGTCTCTGGCCTTCttcaccaataaacctggcatgtTTTTTAATGaccatgactgttaataggacgtaaagaAATCAAACAGATCTATTTTCTGAAATTTCTTGAGTGTTGGACTAGAAAACCAGATCGAGTGTGCATGATCCCTGGTGGAggcattgaaatatatttaaatgttgatCATGTACTATGGTTGTTTTCAAGGCATAGTCTTAGGAGattgattgattttaaaatgttacatcAATAACGAATCGATTAATTGTTAAGTTAACAAACTAGGAAATGCATGCAACTAGCATGGTCTTCTTTAATTAGAGCAATTGACATTTTTGTACGGAAAAGTGCTGATGAAAGGTTAGGAGCACTGAGAATTATACACATTTGATATAAAGTTATAAAGTTTCTGGATTCTTTGTTATCAAAGgcagtatataaatatatttaaaaccaaATTATTCTGGGTACaaatttttaattacattgattgattattttcatGCCTTATTTGTATGCATCATTGAATGGTGCTTTCATTTTGTGATGTATGTGTTTTTATgtgtgcaatttatttttgtgatatttcgTGTATTCCCAGcaaaatgtgtatttatatagtTGTACTTTTGACGTAAATGATTTATTGTATAGTATAATTctcataatgaggaaaaacggtataaagctagtatattaataatccgaaataaaaggccaaaataaattcaaagtaaaatcaaaatcatttctatggaatatatattcagccactatagggccttcttcagtccgagataacactaacacaacatgttcgtctacatgtttgtttacatctattgtgtgcaggtacgaaatgtctcggcccgtttGATGTATACGGCGGGTTATTTATAATTCTCAATTTGACACTACAAGTCAAATGTAATttttaatgtacatatgtaactTATGATATTTTTCCAGCCCAAGCTGAGGGTAAATATGAGACTAGTCTTAACACAGCTAAGAAGCTGATGAAAACAGTGAGAGAAATGTCCGAAGAAGACTTAGCTAATAAATGGGAGATCATTGCTAACATCCACAGCCAAATGGGTAATGCTTACCTAGAGATGGGGAAATTCTCGCCTGCCATTGATAACCATGAGGCAGACTTGGATATAGCTGAAAACAAGTAagtggttatctccccttacagaggaaaaattatatttgatgcatactaaaaaaatgacaaaaactgGGTGTGTTGCTTAATATATACTGGTGTGCTGATTTACACTGTATGTATACAGAACCTAAATCAGCTAATTGTCAGAGGAGCATTAATTAATGGggaaaaaagtgaaaaaatagaaataactaCAGCTCGAGGAATGTTATAGTTAGTTAGAGAGTGTTACTTACTGCTGaatattttgaagtttttaaGATATAATTTAAAAGTACTTCATCtgtattaaattgatatttatgaataatttaaTTCATAGGAACTTAATTTGCTATAAGCTGTTTATACTGTGACCATGTTGTATATGTTACAGTGGATTAGAAGATGCCAAATCGAGAGCTCTGGACAACATTGGACGTGTTTATGCCAGAAAGGGCAACTTTGAAAAGGCTATAGAAGTGTAAGtacatatcaaataaaattttaaaagaagaaaatcaAAACCAGTAAACTATGGACAACATCACAACAACAAACTACTGGTAAATTACACAGATGATAAATTACCGCTTTATTTCAGTTTGCTTATTATCCTAAtcttcgacccaataagcgccctcCTCCCTCGACACCCACACACCCACACACCCCACACCCAACCCCCCCCTCCACACACATACATTTTTTGGCGTCAATTACAcctacttcaaattaaatgcagactgcaaatatgaaaattaactgTTTGTTTTCTTACTGggttcttttgcaaattgatttatgacttactttgtagaataattttatgaaaggcaagTCCAAATTTCTTTCTGTTGAGTGCCCtctgattgatttttttttaaatgccctaGGGGCCTATTTGGTCGAATATGGCATGCTTACATTCAGTGATAATATGACAGATGCTTCCTTTACAGAATACCAACTTTTATTTCTATAGAGGGTGCTTATAACAATAACATAACCCATTACTGTAGATTACTGATGGATGTTATATCTATATTACAGCTGGGAGAAGAAGTTACCACTTAGTAAATCACCTTTAGAAAAGACATGGTTGTTCCATGAAATTGGTCGATGTTATTTGGAGAGTGAGAAGTTTGACAAGGCTCGTGAGTACGGAGAGAAATCTTTACACGCAGCACGAGAGGCCGATGATGATGGCTGGCAGCTCCACGCTAGTGTTCTAGTTGCCCAATCAGAAGGTAACAAAGCTATCCCATAATACTCCTCTGACAGAGGTTCTCATTTCCGATTGAATAGATCATAACATCAATAGCTAGACCATAACATTTGAGTTTGTTATCTGTTAGCATGCATTTAGGTGTTTTGGTGGCACAACTATGTTTATTACACAATTATTTTTGttgtccccagaggttcgttataagaGTGTTGTACTGTACTGTTATTTGATAACAGTTAAATAAACTACAATATTTTTAACTGTAATAATAAATACTATTACTTGTTTACAGTTAAATCCAAAGAGTACCAATCTGCACAAGCGTCGTTTGAGGAGGCTCTGGAACTAGCCAAGAGATTAGAGGACGACGCAGCAATGAACGCAGTTACAAAAGCATTAGAGGAAGTCAATGATAAAATTGCCAAGGGTTATAGGGCGGGAGAGGACGAAGATGAGGACGAGGGTGATGCCAAGAAAGTAGATTACAGAGCAGGGGAGGATGATGATGAGGGCAGAAAATCGTCACAAAGCAAAGACTGTAAGTAAAATGAGATCTAGATCACACAAGCctgaaaatttaaaatacacAGTTAACTTATGATGATTTATTAAgcattaatattattatcaatatgtttttGGTTTGTGAAGTCATTatgattttacttacttttacaatgaaaaatattcagtTATGGTGTAATGATATCCTATTTAACCAATGATTCGGTGTGGCCAATGATTGTATCTCTTGTTTACCAGTGACATCGTTCTGTATGTATGATGCCATTATATTCATGTACATTTTTCTTGGTCTATGGAAAAgaacctcaaagatctaaccaatagaaatgagtgtcaCATATGAAATTTAGTTATTACAGGATATACCTTCCTTAACAGAAAGCACATTTGTGCATTGAATTGAGACAAAATACTTCTTTTGTTTGGACATTTACGGCCAATTAATCTATGAAAAGGTTATTGTAGTGAGAAAAAATGTCTGTAGAATGCAGTTGTGTGTGAAGCtcattataaatacaataaacGTTACCATACTTTCCAGGGAAAATGCCAAACTTCTCTCTTTCTTGattgtattttatatcaattttcagCAAAGAGAATCCGAGCAGGAGAAGACGAAGACAATGACGGAAGAAAATCTCGAGGATCCAGTAAAGCAGGTTAGTACAACTATGTGTATTTTGGGGTGATTCTAAATTAAGTGTTTTGCTTGCATTCTGCCATATGATCAGTTAATGATAAAGAATATCATCCTCACTGCGCCAATCAAGCTATGTTCTGAATATCTGGGAATTGCAGTCTTTTTGCATTGGCAATAGCAATAGGCTTGGTAATCTTAGCTCGTTGGTTAGCAAAATATGCTTGTCATGAATTGATAGGCATAGATTGAAGGATGAGTTTTATAGCAAAGGTTTAAGAGCTTAGCTTGTAAATTAGATAACTTTGTAGAATTTTAGACGAACACTGTGATAACTGTAATTATGTAATCAGGACTTTAAAACCGGCCTATTCTGTTTCATAGAGGCAGGACATATTCAATATGTGTTTTTAAAGTTtcttaataattattatttgatgttttggtaaagattattttttaatttgaaacctATCTTGTCTAATCTATTAGATACGACAATACTTTCAATTTGATGGTGttacattaaaatttattacagtataccaatatatatatatactactgaTTAGGGACTATTCGTTAGAGTAAAATTTCTAATTTGTTTTCAATGGGTTAAATTTGACATTTGAGTAGTCCTAAACATGAAATGTCTATCACTCTCCATTTTGTACCTGTTATTGTGTGTGATTTGTAGAATATGAAGATGATTTTGAGGAAGAGAAAGGTAcatatttattcaatatttcaaaacctTAAAACCAAATGTTGCTAGACACAAAATgttaattcattttcaatttaatcATATAATCATAGAAAATGCAATTAAAAGAACATTCACTCATCCATAAATGAGGAACAAGTTTCAAAaccaatattgttttaaaaatgattgattAACGacttgaagatgatgatgacgtTTTCAAATTATGCATTTCCTATGATTAGAAAGATGAAAACGAAAAGAGATATAAAATAATAGTTTTTgcaagaaatttaaaaaaaaatgttataactCTTCTTTTCGATCAACTTTCTCATCTTTATTTAAAATCCATATGCCTTTCATTGGATTTATAAATTTCTTTAGGTGCATGTGCCAACTCACTGACAGGCTAATTATAATATGTTATAGACaattaaaaagattaaaaagCTAAGGAAAGAATATCATGTGTTTCCAAGACGAACTTTTATCTAGACTCCATAATGAAGTGTTGCATTTATTAACACACTATATATTcgtataaaaatatttaaaaaaaataattcaccaACAATCATATACACAGAATTAGTAATCATTAGTAGATACTTTTGCTTGTTCATTTCACAATCATAAAAGTTAAACGGAAATAATACGTATTGGAAACACTTGCCTTGCATAAACGACTTATCAGGCTATTGTTAGAACTAACATGTACTAgattacatatattttcattattttaaatgatgAAATGTTAGTTGCTTAACTGCTAAATCTTTTAGGCTATAAAACTTGATAGCAATCTTATAGGATTAAAAAGACTAAGCTATGTTAAGATTATATTTTTCTTCCTCTGATTTTTAatcaatattcatttacttgtaAAACAACTAACTATTCCTTTATCTACTGACGAAGAGGTTAAAATAGCAGAATTTGCATTTGCAACTCTCTGCAAGTAACAGCTACTATTtccaattttcaaaatacattcaAAAGTTATCTTTATATAGTTTTTTGAGAGAGAGTTACTTGGTTTATATTGCAAaggcaatatatatttgtaattgtacatcATAAGGCAAACTCCCAACAGGATACCCTTATATCAgtgttttatatatgttatatacagaTTTTGAGCTTTTTGTCTCGATATCTTACTATTAAATCATTTTGAGCGGAATTTGAAACGCATggaaatattgttattaagaaATATCATAATGCGATTTTGAAGTACCAGGTATAATTccaatatttctttaaaacacGCAAAAAACCATCGTTCTGAAATTGTTATCAGTAATTTGAGGAAGTGCACTATATTGTTGGATACATGGAAATGTTTCCATATTATTCACATTTGTCATGTACAATCACAGCTGAAGTATTTTTGTGGAcagtttgatgttgttttatatcatctaagaaatattgtattgtaatttTATTAACTTAGCCTAGCCTAATGATAAGATAAATCTAAATGCTTCTTTTCATGGAACTTTACATTGCTTTGTTACGCCTACCCACTGAACCAGAGGAGGTCTCTCATGAAAACTTACAAACGGAAAATTTGCATTCAAATGGTGATGTCACGATTTCGGAAAAACttaatttcaaagagaaattaGAAATAGATGATCATAAGAAAAATAGCGCGGACCAGTATGGAAATGAAACAGACGATGACAAATTTGGACGTCTCTTAGCAGAGGACACAGCTGCAAAAAATGTTAGCAGTGCTAATAAGGCATATTTTGATTCCTCTGTCTCATCAGCTGGTTCCGGTGAGATTAAAACCGACGGCAACAAAGATAATGGAAATAAGCCGAAGTGTTCTGATATGATCAACGAGCAGACATCAAAGGAAACTTCTGAATCAGATGGCAAACACCAGAAAAATGATAAGAGCACCACTGGAGAGGAAAATGGTCTATTAATAAAAGCTGAGTCGCAAGCCGACGGTGAAACTGTTAGTGATAGGAAAAACGACCGGATTTCtgatatagaaaataaaacttCTGTCATTTCTGATAACGTGCCACACGAGTCCCGACAAACTCATAACGGATCTAATGTTGATGGCGatgatattgtaaaaaaatcGTCTCCAAAAGAGACCATCAGTGATGATGACAGACAAGATAATAGAAAACACTCTGAAGaatttatgtttaaatatatcaatGATACGACCGGAAGTCGACCTAGTTCTAAGAGTTCTCGCGCATCTCCTCCCAAATTAGGAGACAGTCAACACAGACAGGTGAAGACCAATCCAAGCGCTGATGTATGTAATGAAGCTGAGACTGGGAAAGATGAGAAACACTCAAGAGAATCAACCGATCAGCATGATACAAGAATGCTTCAGAGTAGTTCTAAAAGTTCAGAGATAGTAGGCAGTGCCAAACAGCAGGAGAAAGTCGTAAAGCAGAGGTCATTGGAAGAAACATCAAGAACTAGAAAAGCAAGCACTCCCAAAAGCAAAGTGAAAACGAAAGAGAAGACAGAGAATAAGATAGAGGATGAAGTTATAAAAACAAAGAAGGAACAATCAGGAAGACCCAAGAGAATCCGAATAAGCGATCCGGATACGAAAGCGACTCGAAAAGGGGAGGTAAATAAACCAGAATCAGAGGATGGCTTAAGAAAGGGCGATTTATCTTCAAGTGTAAAAACTCGGAAACTTAAAAGTGCCGATAATGTTTTGACGAGACCAAACATTCCTAAAGATCACCGTAGGAAATCAGATATATCTCCCTATGTTACACCAAATGCTGTCGGTCCTCAAACTAAAAAAACATCAGCAACATCACAGAAATCACAAACAAAGAAGAAAAGCAACGATTCGGTTATATCTCAAATACTTTCATCCGGTAAATCAACGCCTAGTAGATCTGGTTATAAAATAGCAAAGTCTGGATCGAGACGAAGCTCAAGGAAGATAAGTTCATCTCCAAAGGATGAGCAAAAAGGGGGGAACGATGATGTCAATACATCGCCTTTGAAAAATGAGGCAGCGAAGACCGTATCTTTAACGCATAAGAAATCAGTGACTGATGATAGGAAAGTGGAATCCCGTAATGGTGAGTGAGGGCAACTGTCTACCGCATGCAGTATACCCCTGTATACATTTCATATACCGTGCATCGTAGCCTAGAGCAAGTGAATGTGTCGTTTGGTGATAATGTATTGACTGTCATCCTAGTTACGTTCcagcattttaatttattacgAAATCATTACAAACCGATGGAAATGGATTTAGTGCATGATCCCCGCTTTGCTATAATGTGACATATACCAGTGTACATGTTTATAGCCCGTGTCAATAAAATGTGTATTCATATCGTTGTGGTTATAGTTGCGGTGTGTTTGACCATGATATTATACTGTACTCGTGTTAATttcgtatttgcatattacatagttatctgccaatgcgggtaggtattgaatGTAACGTCATGTGTTTCTGAGGGTAACGTCATACTCGACAAACAACTTGAATTTTGCTTATAAAgtaatgacgtcaaaatggaTACCTAATCGAAAGGGATGTAACTGCAATATGCAAAGGCGGAATATAGatgtaatgatataaatgtaattgtattacatgaggtatattttatgttgaaaagCTATGCCATAtgtaatgtattatataaatgtaatataaccTGAATATTGTGGATCAATTATGCTATGATGTCTGCTAAGATGCATGTTTGTGTGCATATCGCCGTTAAAAAGTCTTCCGAACCTGTTAACAAGGTTAAAATTTCTTTCGATTGTAGGTTTGGAAGATTCTGTATTTCATGATGTGAACGATTGAATTTAGGTCTTCAGAAATTCTTTACagttttagtatttttattattcattctAATGGAATATTGCGAAATTCGGGTCTTTCACACagtaaaataaactttttttccGTTGCATTCATCATGAATCTAATCCATTAAATATCCAATGctaatatgtttaaaaattatTCGTACATTTAACATTATTCTTTTTGGTGTGTGATTGGATACGACAATCATAGTGAATACTTTTTGTGTATACTGGAATTAAAATTGGCGATTTACAGGTGTTAAAGAGGAGATTATTGACAAAGCTCCGACGTCGCCGACCCGACGTTCAGAAGGATCAGGTAGACGCTCGGTTGAGGCAGCGTCGCCGCAAAAGCGAACACCTCTTCATTCGCCGACAAAACGTTCTCTCGCTGGCTCACCGTCAAAACGATCCGCCCATTCCCCGTCCAAAATGTCCGCCTCTTCTCGGCGACAGACGTACTCGCCTACAAAGCAATCACGAGAAGTATCCTTTAAGGAAGGTTCAGCTAAGGGGTCTGTAAAAGGGTCCGCTAAGGGGTCAGCAGGCGGAAGGTCGGCCCCAGGTAGTGCTCAGCAAAGAGCGTCGCCTGCCGCGGCAACGGACACTGGGTCGGCGAGAGGGTCGGCTAAGCGATCACCCGGAGGATTCGCAGCGACAACAGAAAGCGGTTAGACATTTGATAATGCGTGCTTACCTTAAAATGACTGAAAATTAACGGTTTGGtttgatagttttttttattaatacagGTAACGATGTAACTGCATGATTCTATTAGTCcgatatcaaattatatagGCTACATATAATACGCTTATGTCATTGCTATTGAATACCGACAACGGACGCAACTCTAATGACATGAATAGATCAGGAAATTTATATGTTCCCTTCATGCCAATGCATTTGATTCATGACTCTAATAAAATTGAATTCATGAAATTAGCAATCATTCGCCTGTCGCCTTACATTAAGTTATTTAAATATGCTTTTTCATCCCGATTATTCTAACATCGTTACAAAACCTGCTTCCGTTAATATGCCGaattgtttctttaaaaaaagatCTGAAAACATATTCGCTGGCATTTCGATATATGCTCCAAAGCTGTTTGCTGTTTCGCGTTGTTTTCATGTTACAGATGTTCACGGACAGTGATTTTGTTGTTGACTATATTAAGGTTATATTAACTTTGTGGAATGCCGTAGTGTTGTTTTACTGATGTGTGTTGACATGCTGTGTTCATACTGTTTTAAGTTTTTTATCTTAGTTATTGTATCCATGAAAGATGTCACTAGTACATTTTCATTtccagaatattttattttctaatgttATGATAATATGAATTGGGCAATAGGTCAAGTCTGCACAAGCCctgttatataaaaatataggtGCAATGTAGTGTACAAATAGTATTATACTTGTATATAGAACACGGGCTTTTCAAAATGCAAACAATTATTTAAGTTAATTCTTTCTGATATCAATAATGAATCGTTGAAGAGATTGAATTTCAAGAATTGATGATCATTGGGAgaagatatataattaaaatgtgcTTGTCCATTTATCCGCGGTGTTTTCATGAAACAAATGTTCAAGGatagtgattttgttgttgatCATTAATGACGTATTAACCCTGTGGAATGCCGTAGTGTTGTgtgaattatattttttacatattgTTGTATTCATGatgtttttaaatttgtatCATGCCAATcaattatattgaaaattatCACTAGTACCTGAATTCGATTAGATGATGATAAGGTAGTTTCAACTTAACATCTCAATAATACGCTGCGGTTACTTTCTTTTTAGGAGTCCCAGGCTCATTTCCTGCActgtttttaatttgaatatgtattgatttaaacatatgttaTTGCTATGAATAGCAAATGGATTGAACACGAGTTATGCTTAACGTATAAACGACGTATTCAAATATTCAGTATTAATGAAATTATTGCCTTCTGATGATTTTAGGAACTATATACAACGTACATTCCCATGGAATGCGtctcattatttttaaattatgtttgtactcttttttctttatttgttcaTGATAATTAATAACTGAAACATGAAAAGCATGAAAGTGTGTTATTTTGGATTTATGCAGTTTTTGAATCCGAGGAATCGTTTCAAAATTGAATTCAATAAGATTCCTTTTATATTTGAGTGGCTATAAGCAAAATTTAGTAAACATATTCTTGTTAATATCATATTGAAGCATTACGTTGTTGCTACGACATTAGCGTAGCATACGTTGTACACGTAATCAGTTGTACAAGCAAACATTTCAGCTTCGCTTACAGTGGGCTAATAGCGGTTGCGTTTCCCATTAGCGTTAGCATGTTTTAGTTAGACTTAGCTTTACGCTT
Encoded here:
- the LOC138310687 gene encoding outer dynein arm-docking complex subunit 4-like isoform X4, with protein sequence MPGRRKGRDDSDMGSEKEETGSFETLRDEGMYFIHVQQWQTAVDSFTRALDMNPDDNLVLVTRAKCYLQLGMAENALADAEQALTNEKKYIKGLLMKAEALYQLGHFETALVFFHRGHKLRQERGEFRLGIQKAQEAINNSIGGPSSVKLNTTGDLSFFDKQDNSKKPPPKAYGKPSQQKQLQKERERPKSAADTKTIKQLLEELYMDKTYLEKLLNDENLTGGRSYMEREIKGHICDGLDYLHNRADFWRQQKPMYARKRDKERMRRSGKARPRDPVAYIMQNLEEIDEAQAEGKYETSLNTAKKLMKTVREMSEEDLANKWEIIANIHSQMGNAYLEMGKFSPAIDNHEADLDIAENNGLEDAKSRALDNIGRVYARKGNFEKAIEVWEKKLPLSKSPLEKTWLFHEIGRCYLESEKFDKAREYGEKSLHAAREADDDGWQLHASVLVAQSEVKSKEYQSAQASFEEALELAKRLEDDAAMNAVTKALEEVNDKIAKGYRAGEDEDEDEGDAKKVDYRAGEDDDEGRKSSQSKDSKRIRAGEDEDNDGRKSRGSSKAEYEDDFEEEKGVKEEIIDKAPTSPTRRSEGSGRRSVEAASPQKRTPLHSPTKRSLAGSPSKRSAHSPSKMSASSRRQTYSPTKQSREVSFKEGSAKGSVKGSAKGSAGGRSAPGSAQQRASPAAATDTGSARGSAKRSPGGFAATTESGNDGEEEIVDDTQEVEGAKGQTKAATPPPPETQEEAIEDESPQTKGLDMIYLHAT